aGATCCCTGTAATCATAGTTCATAAGGAATTTCTTTATCAGTATGCATTTCAGATTTTTCATTTTGAGTGTTGTTTTGAAAGCATTTTTGACATCAGCGGCCATTTTGGCTAGCATAGCTGTGTTGGACTTGTTAAACTGTTTGAATCCAAACTGGATTTTTGACATGTTCGAGTTCAACTATCTAAGCTGGTTATCATACCATCTTGTTAGACGGTGGAATATTGTAAGTTTTCCTGTTCATGTGAATTTTCAGGACAAAGATTATTTGATTGTGATGGGCTTAAGTTGTACTGTTGTTTAAAAACTGCAATCTGTAATATCATACTGCGGTTATGTATTTGGACATATAGAACTATAAAGAACGATATACTAAATATAGAACAAttgtcaaagaaaaaagaaaagtacAAATAATCAGAAAGACAAAAGAAAATAACAGGAGAATGCAAATACTCATCTGACCTCAGATTTTATTAGCTTCTTTTTCTCTTAGATATTTCAATGAAAGAAAACTCTTAATAAAGGGAAATCCCACGGTTGGCAATTGCATAACGATGTCACATATCTTTTCCAAGGCTTCAGTTTTCGGGTTGTAGCGGacaagagtttgttgaaataatttTAAAAGGTCATGAGTTAGGCCAGCATTGTAATGTGAAATACTTAATCTGTGATACTCATCTCGTGTTAAAATGCACTTATCCTGTAATAGTAGAAGTTGACCGTTCTTTGTAATAGCTAATGGGTTTAAATATGTTAATATCCAAGCATACTGAATTTCTTAGTCCAACTCCAAGCCGCATGTTGATTCCATGTGATGCCTACAATATGGCCACAACTAGAATTTcttattttatcttcttctttaataCCCATATGTCCGTTTTGAGAAATTCTTCGTTGAGTATATGATGAATACATAACCACCCTCCAAATACCCTGAGACTAAATCGGGAGATCTGCTTATAACTAAGGTCTAAACCAGAGGGTAATGCGATTTCTCGAAATTTCTCATCCGCCAAATCAAAGGAAAATATCATGTTCTTGTTCTTTCCAAGCCAATGAAGAGCTTCATCTGTTAGGATACTTGGTTTTTAATCCAAATGATGGTCGATGTTTCCTGCGGGTCTCCATCCACTGCCACGACACCCAAAAGTATATACGTAGATTTGTCCAATGAaggaaccaccattattcattttTTGATGTGAGGGGTAGAAAATTCTAACAACCTTGTAAACATTAGTGGAATAATTGTAGCCAAACCCGAACATCATGAAACGATGTCTGAATGGCTCGTTGAATTTTGGAAAATTCACGTATTCTCTTGTCATGGGGTTAGATACAACGAGGGAAACGTATCTATCTATGGATTCAACATCATCTCTTGGGAATATCcatggttggcatacaattaaacCATCGCACGAACCAAGACCTCCCATAATATTTGGAATGGGTTTGCTTTTAGTAATTGACATGTTAGATTTCTGCCCATCGATCTCATCGTACTCACCATAAATATACGGGAAATAATCGTTTGGTCCTATTTTATGTGGTCCCAAGTTAATTCGGTCCACCAACAAAAGGGGAGTTCAATTTGGTCCTTatatattcaaaaatattaaaGTATCTAAAATACCATTTCTCtcttatttttctctcttcttcacatgtctttttctctctctcttcttaacattaataaataaaaaaacttaaaaatgaaatatctctcaaaatataagtcgaaaattaataaattttatgtATTCGGAAAGGTCTTGTCGAGATCTACACAACGAGTACCCATTATACTATGTTTCGAAATTTAATTTTTTCGGTATAATAGTAGTTCATATCCAAGAATGAACACTATTTTAGAACATGGTAGTTCATTCCACTTCTAACAGTTCATTTCGTAGAATGAAGTCGTATATGCTAGCAATTAttgttttgtagaatgaactcatatAAATACTTCATTATTAAGAATGAAGTCAGAATAGtagttcattattatagttcacattgtagaatgaactcgtgatagatGTTCTTATTATCGAGTGAACTCATAATGGTTGTTCATATCGTAGGATTAATAATTCATattgtaaaatgaactcgtaatgaTAATCAAgcatggtagttcatattgtacaatgaactcgtaataggtgttcattatggtagttcatattataaaatgaactcgtaaatgatagtccatattgtagaatgaacctgTGATAGGTGTTCATATCGTAGAACGAACTCTGAATAGTAGTTCATTAtaccagttcattttgtagaatgaactcgtatgttaCTTAATCATACGAGTTCATAAaagttcattttgtggaatgaacTAGCTATTATGGTAGTTCATTAAATTAGTTCATTTTGTATAATGAACTCGTACATAGTTATTTTTTAGCCTAAGGATAGGGTAAAATTAAAACTCTGAAACATAGCAACAATGATACTCATTGGAAAGCTCTCGTCGAGGGCTTCCCGAATATACAAAATTAATCATTTTTGGACATATGTTTCAAAAGGTATTTCAGTTTtaagtttttctttattttttttattaagagagagaaaaatattaaaaaaaatgcaTTTATGCCACTATTAAAAGATATAACATCATTGATGACGTCATCCCGCGTGGGTATTGTCCGTTTTCATCGTCAAGTTAATATTGACTACGCCGCAAGTGCATACGAGGGAAACAAGGATCAAGAAGTAGCCTATGCCAATTTTCACATACTCGTTTATATTCCAAGATGTTGTCAAAGGATAAACGAGAAAAAAATATCTAAATTGATCTCTCTTGGTAAAAGACTACTGCAGTTCATCTCCTTGTTAGGTTTCTTTGTACGATGATTACGGAACTCCATTGGCGGTTTTTCACCTTTGCTCATATCGATATACCTGGGTGAAGTAGTGTTGGATAAACGTAAGTAAAGGTAACTCAGACACTGCGCGTATGAGTTGTATGGTATTATAATTGGTTTGGAATGGGCTACCAGGTGGGAAGTTGCGCATATTTTAATTTGTTCTGATTCTAAAAGTGCTATTCATGCTTTGGAAAACAATGATGTTCCGTGGTTTGCTAGACAAAGGCGGGCTGGCGTGAGAAGATTATATGACTCAATTTGTTTTCAACATACTTATCATGAAACAAATTTTACAGCTGGATGTTATGGCCAAAAGAAGTTGCTTTTTAGGTGAAGGGGAAGGTTGGAATATTGAAGGAAGACATAACTTTTTACTTTCAATTGAATTTCCAAGTGTTTATTATTTCAGATTGAAATAGTTCATAAGTTTTTGGAGTTTCTATGACCTTTTTTCTTGTAAACTTGTTTGTAAATATTGCTATTTCTTAATATAATTctaacttatcaaaaaaaaaaaaggacaccGCGTGTCTGAACACGTATCCTTATTTGGCCCAATTGATTTGATTTCGGCCCAACCTTTCTTAGGTAGCTTATATTCAATTGAAAAGTGGATGAAAACAAAATGGTTGAACACAATTATTTACAAGATCAGGTCTGCGACATGCTGCACATATTGCAGGTGGTGATGAATTTAGTTAAACATAGCACAAAGGTAACTCCTAGGAAAATTTAACCAACTCATTGAGTATTTTCATGTGACCACAGATGTGGCGGAGAAAATCCTTAAACAACTATATGCATGGACATACCGATACATGAATTATCATGCATTTCCAAATCCACCTCGACAAAGTCTATTGCCACCTGCACAAGATGAAGTCGGCAACAGATTCACTTAACACCTACAGGTCCTCTAGATGGCAGACTACTTATCACCATCTTCCAACAGCTTTATAACAGAAGTACAGGATGAATCTATACAATGTAAGACTTGGCTTTCACCTTGACATCCTACTTATCACGCATTTTTATATACGATTGTCACTATTATAACGTGTATGTATATCATTGTCACAATCTCATCTAATTGACTACCAGGAGGAGGCACCGCGAATCCAGTTTTTGACACCTCTGATTGCTGTGGCTTCTGCTGCACCAGACTTGCTATGATCGAGCTGCTCTAATTATGTTTTCCTGACAAGTCTTTCTTGAGTACTTTATAACCTATGAAACATAGAGAGTAGTATTAGATTATTTACATGCACATGTTTGTTGTCGATATGAAATCATAGCTGGCCAACATTGTGTTATTTAAGATTTGGGTTATAAAAGGAGACTCACTTGTCATACTTCCTATCTCACCTTCAAGCCTTTTGCCTTCGCAAGTAAACCCAAGCTGAACAAAAAAAATGGTAGGTTTCATATTTAAGCATATGAGTAACCAACAGTCGATGACTGACAGGATGACTGATTCAATCATTCAAGAAATGAAAATAGATTGTTCAGTAAAATTTGATTACGAGTAGTAATTGTACACTGCCCTAGTGTGGGCTTCAGCCAGGGGACCAAGCAGATTTTGGCAACTGAAGTGACTTGGTACAGATTTGAATGCTCCTCATTACCAGATATTCAGAGGAATGCCAGTCACTAGATAGCTAGCGCCTAATCTAGGCTCCGGTTATTTTTCATCTAGAGTCTTTTTGTTCGGGAAAGCTTACAACTCTACTCAAACACTCCAACAATAAATCAGTATCACACATAGTGAAGTATCTATTGCCTACATTAGGAAATACAGAAATTGACCATCTAAAGCATGTTAAACATTGATCAAAGTTATGATATGCAGATGCTTACTTGTTCCAAGAGCTTCACACAATGCTCGCCGTTGGCCCATATTTCCAAAGGATTTACCTTATCACTGTTTAAAATTAAGAATGCTTAATTTCTATTAGGCCTAAAGTAGAATCAAAAACTGGACTAACAAACATAAATCTTGAAATGAAAAAAGTGTCAAAAAGTAGCAGATAAAACTTACATTTTGTCAGCGTTCTCCTCTATTGTCTTGATAAACGTCTCCATCAAGTCTCCATAAGGACAAATCGTCCCAGTTATCTCGCAACGCTTTTGATTATTAATACCTTGACGAATACATGCAGTGCCTACAGAAGGAAAGTTTGTTCAACCCTAATTCCAGAACTAAACATGAATCATCACTGTCAAGAACTGAGTAAATTTGAAGAGTTACTTACTGTAACCCTTAAATCGATGGCCAGGGGATACAGCAACATGAAAGTAATTAGAGTGTACCGCCATGTAACACAGAGTCGTATTCAAAGGAGAAAACCCTATTCCCTAGACACAACAATATACATAATTTTTATCAGTTAGAAATTCATTGGCTTAAAATAAAATCCAAGTACAGAAAAATCCTTACTTCTATGCCGAGTGTAGTTAACTGATCCATCGACATACGGGTTATTTCAAGAAAAGCGTTGCAGCAGATACTTCGAATGGATGTCATTCTCTATGATCTTGATCTCTATTTCTttcaaaactcaaaaattggGCAAGAAATGAATTTCGGTGTCGATTTGTTTCGGAACTCAGAAGAGTGCACGAGTCAATTTCACTTCTCAGCGTTTGTGTATGAGCACCGCCGATGAGGTTAAGAATTCTATATATGTTAGAGATTTCTGGTGGCAGAAAGGGGAAGGAGAGGAGAAAAAGGTCggtttctttaagatttttaaAAACCCACGCAGGTTTATGGCTTATTTATTTTGAAGGGCAAGCCACTGCGTTGAGCGGCTTGGGCCCTTGCGttttcttgttattttgagaCTTACTATCTTTGGATGCTGGATGAAAAGTGGAAACTAACTGGAACACCGCGGCCAAGGTGGTGAGGACCGACACCGCTGATTGCATAAGTTGTTATATGTCCTTTTTTGGTTGGAATGTTATTTTGGAGACATATACATCGTTTTAATTATGTCTAAAACGATAAATatttccgaatttttcgtaaaaactctaaatttgatattattgTTTGTACTCATCGTGTACAGCTCTTTAAAATCTTTTTAACGagataaatatttttaaattccAAGATACAgatttttggatatgttataATATTCTAATTTGCTtgacaattatacccctgaaaaaaataggatacataaaaAGTTATAATAATTAGACTAAAAGGGAGGGGTATTTTCGGTTTTTAAAAAAATGTCTAATACTTATTTACCCTTTCTCTtcggtttatttacgaaaatgtctaaaggaaaaaaagaaattaaaagcaAGGAGGggcatttttgattttttgatggtAACCATTTCCAATCattttttatcaaattgcacattCCCGTTAGGCGTTAGGCTTCATAAAgtggtcataaaaaggattcCCTCCCTTCGGGCCCTCTGGTCGTCGCCCCAATAAACTATCACCAGGCCCTTTTTATCTGTTTTTTTCAGCGTGAAATCCACCTCCTGAAAAAGTCAAGCCCGCTCCCGTTTTCAGTGATAAAATTATCACATCAAATGGCAAAGTCTGGCCATTCTTGAAGAAGTAAAAAAGATAGAAGACAACCTAGTTTCTTTTTTGGGTTTCCACTATATAGACAGAAAGGCCAACAGAATAGCTGATCTTTTGGCTAAGAAGGGAAGGAAAAACAACATCACAACCTCCTGGGCAGACCAAGCACCTAGTTTTTTAATTCCAAAAATAGCTTATGACACTGTCAAAGCTTATGAAATACTCCATccgttttaggaaaagtgatattttcactttttcaatttggcctatttttaggcaaaaatgaaaaagtgaaagtatcacttttcctaaaacggAGATAATATGTAATTTAAACAGATTTCCTGTAACAGTTTCTGAGGGGAATCTAATAGATTCAGTCATCGGAAATACTTCTCATTCAGAGTTAGTAACAGATGAGACTGAATCAATATGATTATCAACCTATGCTCTCTTTCAATATATttctattttcaaaaaaaaaaagtgataaaaTTATCACATAACCAAATCTTGGGCCCAGACACACCTCCCACCGGTGCTCCCTGGGATGCATCCATAACCAAACCCAGCACAAAAAACAGTAACCATCTTTATAGGATGGCTCAAGCCTCAATCAgattggatcaaaatcaacacgGACGGCGCAACAAGAGGAaactgatcgcagtcgtatgcgtcaagaataattcactttctcacttaactaaatttaaatgaagtatgtggtaagaaagagttcgttcccacagagagacttttgttgttataaaatttcagtttcttagtaaccagggGGGGTTTGAattttatctaagcaataaaataaagcaaagcaaataaaatagctggaataatcaataaggaaaaGATATTGGTCGGGATAGtaccattcacaaacatgtattttcatcaatgactagaattgatattttaatctctcatttactaaaagtcataggataccttgatcgcaagtatatcccgctaattccctgattgcAGCAGCAGTGACCACCCATCAGATTATCTTAGTCACCTGCAACTGCATCTCATCCATTTCATCCACTCTGCCTAGCCATTGCATTTCATTCAAGTCCATACCCAGCACACCTGAGCTACAGTTTCGCTCAATTGAGACCATTTCGAACCCTTGGCAGATGAACATCAAAACCCTTCGAACACAGCTCACAAAAATGGACAGCAATAATTGCAGTTCTttgccttatcttctacataaaACCATGACCAAAATCTCCCGAACTACAGCTGAATTCATCTCAACAACTTCAGTGTCTCTTCCAAACCGAGCCAGTTCAGCCTGCGAAAATCATCCCACCAGAAACCCTGTGTAAGCAACCTCCAATACCTGCAATTGTGTCAACCTAAACATACATATAATCCATGGTTGCGTCAACACCTGCTATTGCTCATCAAGCACAGAACCATCTCCACTTGCAACTGCAACCACCAACACCTTCAATACCCATTCTTTGACAGCAACAACATATTGACCTTCTCGGCTTCAAATCTGTAATGGACCATCACTCCATCTTCTAGTTCATCTGTGACACCACTCCGAGCACCACCAATAGCAACTTCTTTCTCAAGCCAAAACAACATCTCCTTCTTGTTGTTCTTGCTCTTCCATTCTCATCAGCTGCAGCACTTTTTATTTTAACCAACTGCAGCTACACCAACTGGTGAACCAGTACTGCCATGCATTGTTGTTCATACACTCAGGCCACATTTCACTTTCCTTAGTTATCCTGAAGCTTCATAACCACCTAGTCCATCAGCATCACTTGCACTATAGTTCATCTCAAACCATTCGCAACAACACCAGTTTAACAAACCATTCTCAGCCAGCACTATCACTGCACTTCTGGCCTTCACCATAAGCACCATGACCCATTATCGGTACTGCCAACTGCCACTCACCAGAACCCATTATCTCATTTAAACCAACAGAACCAATCCATTACAGTATGCATCTCCAACTCAGCTCACACAAACTAACCTGCAATCTCAGTTGTTTCTTCCATCTCTGATTCAACCAAAaccaacaacaacttcttaaTCTTCTATGAACTTGAATGCCACCAGAACTGCAGTCTTCTTTAAACTCCAACTCTAGCTCACTTGCACACTGCAATATCACCAGCAAATCTCTTTCTCGATCACCAGCTCAATCTCAACCAACAGCAGCAGCTTCTTAATCTCAACTTCATGTGATACCCAACCTGAATCTCCATTTACTCCACTGCTTCAATTACAACCACCAATACCAGCTCAAGTTCATCACAAACAACACCTGACTTCAATTCAGCTGCAATTCTGCTTCTTCAATACAACTTCAGGAATCCTCAAATCTATCCCAGTAACAGCAGAatcatcagatccaccaacaccATACCATGACTGTATCTATTCTCTTCTTCTAATCTTCATAGATTTCTGAAATTTAACATTAACCCAAGCTTAATCGACTCTCACTTCGGCCATAATCATCATCAGATTCTTCAATCACTCCTcttaacaaaaccctaattcctaattcTTGATTCTCACAGCGAGCACAATCTTCATTTTTCATCAATTCGTCTCTGCAAACAACAACTACAATATATACCAACATCTTCTGTGTTGTTCACTCAAACACTAGCAGAAACAAATCCTCTCTCAATCTCCATCAATTTCTCTGAGACGCTGCCCTCTTACTCCTCACATTTCTAACTTTCAGACAGACACAAAAATGACAGAGAAGATATTTCTCTAGGTTTTAGGGTTGTGTAGGAAATGAAGGTGGATATAGCCACCCAGGTGAGGTAGATGAGGGGTACCCCGGATGACTCTAGGCACCTTAATATAGATACAGGCCACCAAAGTGATAGCCCTTTATCTTCCGCTGCACTCCAGATAATGCTTGCTTGCGCAGTGACAACTCTGCTCTCCTTGCTCCTCATGAAGGctcttttcttattttgaattCTTTCACCAATAGCTGCCGTatcttacttctcatatccacttcttctctacaatttctcttcatcactaaatcagtcgtgcttttcagataTATATTTGCATCattaaagccgacatgcttttcagacaaaagttaagaaatagaagcaaataatgagaaacagttcgtctccaacaacatttgcaccttttttgccttttaagcgacgtttcttcttcttttgttccaaatgactccaaagtacctaaatactcacaaaaaaacataagatacataatttacaacaaAACTTAACAAagaaaagcataaacaatagataaatattaaggtgttttagacacctggCATAAACCCTGGAATAGCGGGAGCAGGTATTATTTGTAGAAATGAGGAAACCAACACTATCCTAGCAATAGCACAACCTCTAGGCATCACCACATCTCTTACAGCGGAGACCTGGTCCATACACATAGCCTCTAAAACGACGACGAAACGAGGATGGTCAAAATTCCAATTTGAAACGGATTCGAAAAATTTAATGAGATTTATAACCTCAAATACAGAACCTCCTTGGTATATATCTGACCTGGTTGCAGAGATCAAACAAAGGCTCGCCCAATCCAGCAATATACCGTTAGCCACGTCTACAACGAAGCAAATCAAGCGGCAGATGGTTTAGCAAACCGAGCAGCGAATGATTGCTCCATAGGGATACTCATGACAGTACAATGGGAACATACAATTCCGCAATCTATCAGTTCTACTGTAACAATAGACTCTATGGGTGTTACGTACCCCCGTGTAATTTCAGTCTAatctaataaatttcatgcttcaaagaaaaaaaaaacaaatctttaAAATTTATGCTTTTGTTTTTTCTAATCCCCAAACTAGCCTTACCAATGTTATTCCTTTTCTTTGTTAAAGGAATCATAGAGAAAGCGAGTGGAAACCGAGAGAATCACATACATAAAGAGTTACTTTCATACATCTTTCTCTAAACTAGAAACCCGATGACGACAACAACATTAACGTCATCTCTATTTTGATATATTTCTAACTAATTCAATCATGATCAAAACCCTATAAGATGTCATAACCTAAAAATTCTCAATCATGTATGAATTTGATTTCGATTTTCCGTTTCGTGTGTGATTTTAAGTTTgtagcttcagattttgatgatttggttACGCACATATTTGTTTT
This portion of the Papaver somniferum cultivar HN1 chromosome 11, ASM357369v1, whole genome shotgun sequence genome encodes:
- the LOC113323086 gene encoding uncharacterized protein LOC113323086 isoform X2: MTSIRSICCNAFLEITRMSMDQLTTLGIEGIGFSPLNTTLCYMAVHSNYFHVAVSPGHRFKGYSTACIRQGINNQKRCEITGTICPYGDLMETFIKTIEENADKIDKVNPLEIWANGEHCVKLLEQLGFTCEGKRLEGYKVLKKDLSGKHN
- the LOC113323086 gene encoding uncharacterized protein LOC113323086 isoform X1, whose translation is MTSIRSICCNAFLEITRMSMDQLTTLGIEGIGFSPLNTTLCYMAVHSNYFHVAVSPGHRFKGYSTACIRQGINNQKRCEITGTICPYGDLMETFIKTIEENADKIDKVNPLEIWANGEHCVKLLEQLGFTCEGKRLEGEIGSMTSYKVLKKDLSGKHN